The following is a genomic window from Hydrogenobaculum sp. Y04AAS1.
GTTTCATCTATCATAATTGTGTTGTTGTAAGATTTGCTCATCTTCCGTCCATCTGTGCCAAGAAGTTTTGGAGTTTCTGTAAGTATGGCTTTTGGTTCTTTGAAAAATTCTTTGTAAAGATAGTTAAACCTTCTGGCTATCTCCCTTGTTATTTCTATGTGTGGAAGCTGATCTTCTCCTACTGGTACCCCATCAGCGTTGTAAATTAATATGTCTGAAGCCATCAAAACAGGATATCCAAAAAATCCAAAGGTATCGGTTTCGTAGAAATCTCTTTTTGATATGTTTAGCTCTCCAAGTTTTTCTTTATCTATTGCCCCTTCTATTAAAAGCTTTATAAAAATATCCGTTAGTCCATCCAACAAAACTTTTTTAAACATCGCTTCATCTTCTATGATTGCAGGGGCATGATTAACTAAAATATCTACAAGAGGTATCAATTTTTCAGAGTACTCTTTTTCTACATGGTTTATCTTTAGTAGGTTGTATTTTGTATCTTTATAAGTGGGATTTAGTTCTAACCAGCTTTTTGGGGTTATCATACTAAGTATAAGATTTAACTCCGCATGATATTTTACTTTTGATTGAACAAACAGCGTAGATTTATTTGGGTCAAGACCCATTGCAATCCAATCTGCCACCATCTCAAGCGTATTTTCTTTTATTTTTGATATATCTTTATAAGAAGTGGTAAGAGCATGCCAATCTGCCACAAAAAATAAAGTCTCGTGCTCTTTTTGTAAGTCTACCCAGTTTTTAACAGCTCCAAAAAAGTGCCCTATATGAAGTTTTCCAGTGGGTCTCATGCCACTTACTATTCTCATATACCGAATCCACCCAATAGTATTCTATAAGCAATAGCTATAAAAGGATATATAATTTTACCTATTACACCAGTAAAAATAAGTACGGTAAGTATCAAAAACCCGTAAGGTTCAAACTTATAAAACTCTTCCCAATACTTTACAGAAAAGAAACTCATAACAATACGGCTTCCATCCAAAGGAGGTATAGGCAAAAGATTAAAAAACGCCAACACTAAGTTTATTATAACAAGCTCTCTAGAAAACCACAAAAGAGGTTCTACAACGCTTGCGAAAAAAAATGGATTTATATCAGATGCTATAGTACTTTCTAAAAGCCTAAAAGAAACAGCACCTAAGATTGCCATCGCTATATTTGCTAAAGCACCTGCTGATGATACAATAAGCATACCCATTCTTAAGTTTCTAAATCTGTATGGGTTTATAGGTACTGGTTTTGCCCAACCAAAAAGTATAGGAGAACCCACGAGCATCAAAATCCCAGGCAATATGATAGTGCCAAGCAAATCTATATGAGGAATTGGGTTTATTGTCAGCCTTCCGGCTTCCTTGGCGCTTTTATCTCCCATCCAATAGGCCGCTGCCCCATGAGCTATTTCATGAAATATAACAGCCATCATTAAAGCCGGTATAGTAATTACTATTTGTTCAAAGTTCATTATTTTATTATATCAGATTGTTTATATATAATGCGCTGACAGTTAGGACACATGAAGCTAGGTATGTTATTTTGAATTAGCCTGTTGTAAAAGTCTATTGGCAATATAGTTCCACAGTAAGAGCAGGCTTTGTTATCTATTGGTACAAAAACAGGTTTTACCCTTTTTTTGATATCTTCATAAAAATCTATAAGGCTTTTCTCTAAAGTATCTTTGTGATCTTTTATATCTTTTTCCGCTTTGAGTATAGATTGTTCTATGTTTTCTAAATCTTCTTTTAAATTTCTTATCTCTTCTTGTAAGCGTTTTTGTTTTAAAAGTAAATCTTTTAATTCGTTTGAGTTTTCTATATTGCTAAGTTGTATATATGCTTGTTTTAACCTATTTTTTGTATTTATAATAGCGTTTTCTGTTTTTGATTTTTCTCTCAACACATTTTTATACAGCTCTTTGCTTTTGATGGTTCTTAGGGATTCTGTTATCTTTTTGAGATTTTTTTCGTGTTTTTCTATGGTTTTTAGTAGTTCTTCTATTAGTTTTTTAGTATTTTCTTTTTCTTGGTGTATGTTTTCTATCGCTTTTAATACGTTGTTTAGCTCTTGTTCAAAGTGTTGTATTTCCCTTAAGATTTTTTCTTTTTCTTTTAAAAGCCTAAAAGATCTTTCTTCTTTTTCCTGTAATAAAATAAGACTCTTTAAACTATCTTTATCCATAGGTGTAATCTAATATTATATCAGATAAGGTTATTCAAATACACCTTCTATTTTATAACCGCAAAAACTACATTTTCCTTTTTCTAATTTTAGGCTTTTAATAACAAATCTATCTCTTTCTATAACTATGTTGTTGCAATTTGGACATACAGTATGTTCGTGCTCTGATTTTATGTTGCCAGTATATACATAGTATATACCCTCTTCTTTTCCAATCTCATATGCAGTTTTTATCATGGACTCTGGCGTAGGATGTAAGTCTAGGGCTTTGTAATACGGGAAAAACCTTGATATATGCCAGGGTATATGAGGACCCAGCTCTTTGCTTATAAATTTAGCTATTAACCTTAGTTGTTCTTCGTCAAGGTATTTTGGCACCAAAAGAGTGGTAAGCTCAATCCATTTTTCGTGCTTTAAACACAGTTTTATGAAGTTTAAAATAGGTTCAAGTTTTCCTTTGGAATATTTTGAATAGGCTTTTTCTGAGAAAAACTTTAAATCTATACTAAAAGCATCTATAACATCCATAAGCTTTAGAGCAGGCTTTTCTGTGATGTATCCGGCGGTTACCATGATGTTTTTCAAGCCTTTTTCTTTAGCCAACTTTGCTATATCAAACATGTACTCATAAAATATAATAGGGTCAGAGTATGAGTAAGATATACTCTTAGAGCCTGTTTCTATCGCCCTTTGTACTATTTGTTCTGGAGATA
Proteins encoded in this region:
- the trpS gene encoding tryptophan--tRNA ligase, which codes for MRIVSGMRPTGKLHIGHFFGAVKNWVDLQKEHETLFFVADWHALTTSYKDISKIKENTLEMVADWIAMGLDPNKSTLFVQSKVKYHAELNLILSMITPKSWLELNPTYKDTKYNLLKINHVEKEYSEKLIPLVDILVNHAPAIIEDEAMFKKVLLDGLTDIFIKLLIEGAIDKEKLGELNISKRDFYETDTFGFFGYPVLMASDILIYNADGVPVGEDQLPHIEITREIARRFNYLYKEFFKEPKAILTETPKLLGTDGRKMSKSYNNTIMIDETEEETTSKIMKMFTDPEKLRKNDPGHPEKCNVFSYHKIFTNLAETSNIELDCKSGKLGCVECKKILAKNLNNFLASIREKRKDIDKDMVKNILEEGNKKANHIAKSNMDTINDILGL
- a CDS encoding site-2 protease family protein, translating into MNFEQIVITIPALMMAVIFHEIAHGAAAYWMGDKSAKEAGRLTINPIPHIDLLGTIILPGILMLVGSPILFGWAKPVPINPYRFRNLRMGMLIVSSAGALANIAMAILGAVSFRLLESTIASDINPFFFASVVEPLLWFSRELVIINLVLAFFNLLPIPPLDGSRIVMSFFSVKYWEEFYKFEPYGFLILTVLIFTGVIGKIIYPFIAIAYRILLGGFGI
- the amrS gene encoding AmmeMemoRadiSam system radical SAM enzyme: MFIEASYWKTTEDGRVICELCPDYCKLKEGQVGVCGVRLNKGGKLLSATYGSLVSIALDPVEKKPLFHFLPGHKTLTIATPGCNLHCLGCQNYEISQVKIDDSNKAFFENSYISPEQIVQRAIETGSKSISYSYSDPIIFYEYMFDIAKLAKEKGLKNIMVTAGYITEKPALKLMDVIDAFSIDLKFFSEKAYSKYSKGKLEPILNFIKLCLKHEKWIELTTLLVPKYLDEEQLRLIAKFISKELGPHIPWHISRFFPYYKALDLHPTPESMIKTAYEIGKEEGIYYVYTGNIKSEHEHTVCPNCNNIVIERDRFVIKSLKLEKGKCSFCGYKIEGVFE